The following proteins come from a genomic window of Finegoldia magna ATCC 29328:
- a CDS encoding DUF5684 domain-containing protein: MIITTIVLFLYVINAIGLWKMFEKAGIFGLWSFVPLLNVWLLFKIVYGTGIASLALLIPIINFFVILHLNYSQVRVYGQEDLLFKIISVFFPHLTRVYIGWSDLEYIGPVRSLG; encoded by the coding sequence ATGATTATAACAACAATTGTATTATTCTTATATGTAATAAATGCAATAGGATTGTGGAAAATGTTTGAAAAAGCTGGAATATTTGGATTGTGGAGTTTTGTACCATTATTAAATGTCTGGCTATTGTTCAAAATAGTTTATGGAACAGGAATCGCATCTCTTGCACTACTAATTCCAATAATAAATTTCTTTGTAATTTTACATCTAAACTACTCACAAGTAAGAGTCTACGGACAAGAGGATTTGCTTTTCAAAATAATTTCAGTATTCTTTCCTCATCTTACAAGAGTATATATTGGATGGAGTGATCTTGAATACATCGGACCTGTTAGATCTTTAGGTTAG
- a CDS encoding cell wall-binding repeat-containing protein produces MKHFKNFKIIVLAFILALSISTTTFAKKQIEKVSIEGKNRYETAIQISKISHPKTSNTVIIVNSEKIADSLSVGVLAHQIKSPILLTDFDKINESTLKEIQRLKAKNILLIGGNQSISKSQESYLIKHSYNVKRISGKDRIDTSFEIAKEISNIKKSKEFDNAFVVHATKSIVDSASVSAAACRMNSPILFVGNDTTSFNEKCAKYTFKNTYLIGGATAKFSNSFPNSKIVYGKNRNDTSMKIAYTFFKNSKSVFLAKNGEQIFSELIDCVTVAPFAANEKSPIIFASTKNNLTKSEKSFYDKLNPNKITLIGGGLHLKFDEIIGKTPPKKDYVLLNVPQINQNKAGLPMGCEAASLLQCLHYKNIKTNTNINQFIKEMPLAKDNNPNHGFAGSAFNIDEKIYQSIFPEPLTKWANRYSRAENISGKSSEYIREEIAKGNPVIFFGTYKFRNPTFKDYFWGKNALYNAHVMVVDGYDKNRMHIVDPAEDKPNGYWISRSLFDKRYNIKKFAVVVR; encoded by the coding sequence ATGAAACACTTTAAAAATTTCAAAATCATCGTTTTGGCATTTATATTAGCACTTTCAATATCAACGACAACATTTGCAAAAAAACAAATCGAAAAAGTTTCAATCGAAGGTAAAAACAGATACGAAACGGCAATTCAAATATCAAAGATTTCGCATCCTAAAACCTCAAACACTGTAATAATTGTAAATTCAGAAAAAATCGCAGATTCATTGTCAGTTGGAGTCTTAGCTCACCAAATTAAAAGTCCTATTCTTTTAACTGATTTTGATAAAATAAATGAATCGACACTAAAAGAAATTCAAAGACTCAAAGCGAAAAACATCTTGCTGATAGGTGGAAATCAAAGTATTTCCAAATCACAAGAATCATATCTTATAAAACACAGTTATAATGTAAAAAGAATTTCTGGAAAAGATAGAATTGATACATCATTTGAAATAGCAAAAGAAATTTCTAATATCAAAAAATCAAAAGAATTCGACAATGCATTTGTTGTTCACGCCACCAAATCAATCGTAGATTCAGCAAGTGTCAGTGCAGCTGCATGTCGTATGAATAGTCCAATTTTATTCGTAGGAAATGACACAACATCATTTAACGAAAAATGTGCAAAATATACATTCAAAAACACTTATTTAATAGGTGGAGCTACAGCAAAATTTTCAAATAGTTTCCCAAATTCGAAAATAGTTTATGGGAAAAACAGAAATGATACAAGCATGAAAATAGCATATACTTTCTTCAAAAATTCGAAGTCTGTATTCTTAGCAAAAAACGGAGAACAAATATTTTCTGAATTGATAGATTGCGTAACAGTAGCACCATTTGCAGCAAATGAAAAATCTCCTATTATATTTGCATCAACAAAAAATAATCTAACAAAATCAGAGAAAAGTTTTTATGATAAATTAAACCCAAATAAAATAACATTAATCGGCGGTGGACTTCATCTTAAATTTGACGAAATAATCGGAAAAACTCCCCCTAAAAAAGATTACGTATTATTAAATGTCCCACAAATCAACCAAAACAAAGCAGGTTTACCAATGGGATGCGAAGCAGCATCACTACTTCAATGTTTGCACTACAAAAACATAAAAACAAACACGAATATTAACCAATTTATAAAAGAAATGCCACTTGCAAAAGATAACAATCCAAATCACGGATTTGCAGGCTCTGCTTTTAATATTGACGAAAAAATATACCAGTCAATATTTCCAGAACCCCTAACAAAATGGGCAAATAGATATTCAAGAGCAGAAAATATTTCGGGAAAATCTTCGGAATATATAAGAGAAGAAATCGCAAAAGGAAATCCAGTAATATTTTTTGGAACTTATAAATTCAGAAATCCAACATTCAAAGATTATTTCTGGGGAAAAAATGCCCTCTACAACGCACACGTAATGGTAGTTGATGGCTACGATAAAAATAGAATGCACATCGTAGATCCCGCAGAAGATAAACCAAACGGATATTGGATATCCCGTTCGCTTTTCGATAAAAGATACAACATCAAAAAGTTTGCAGTCGTTGTGAGATAA
- a CDS encoding CAMP factor family pore-forming toxin (The term CAMP (Christie, Atkins, Munch-Petersen) factor is used for toxins encoded in group A and B Streptococcus, but expressed well enough to give a positive CAMP test only in GBS. Related toxins are found in Propionibacterium acnes and other bacterial species.), whose amino-acid sequence MLKKALSVVLLSSMLLGTVAPAVSYAQEDKLEIVQGAEETEKLGIDEAEVYKRQIKSIQNEVNAIQVKREDEKQMVDKFNETSLEISDKIDQTAVGMGVADIYDLSSIPQRLLLLGRMGRAIRFATTQLRYKVDAAHAEIAEYIFGGFVIAASPFHTVEDMKVYMAQFESLSQKLLSYPDAGLNDTANIYVRSDLDHKLAKARSLKYHELKNMSGAVIDKLNAEIHEITLMRLRPQETVAEIYQLGDRLDQAVFEALNSEDYRATKTEIETLREAMRKAIRARRHGDKRVEVGKTIDRARAELRKIRPSSVIAAQLVQQFQSFYE is encoded by the coding sequence ATGTTAAAAAAAGCATTATCAGTAGTATTACTATCTAGTATGTTATTGGGAACAGTAGCACCAGCAGTATCTTATGCACAAGAAGATAAACTTGAAATCGTTCAAGGAGCAGAAGAAACTGAAAAATTAGGAATTGATGAAGCAGAAGTTTATAAAAGACAAATCAAATCAATTCAAAACGAAGTAAACGCAATCCAAGTTAAAAGAGAAGACGAAAAACAAATGGTTGATAAATTCAACGAAACTTCTCTTGAAATTAGCGACAAAATTGACCAAACAGCAGTAGGAATGGGAGTAGCAGATATTTATGATTTATCATCTATTCCACAAAGATTGTTGTTATTAGGTAGAATGGGAAGAGCAATCAGATTTGCTACAACTCAATTAAGATACAAAGTAGATGCAGCTCATGCAGAAATCGCTGAATACATCTTCGGAGGATTTGTAATCGCAGCTTCTCCATTCCATACAGTAGAAGACATGAAAGTTTACATGGCACAATTTGAATCATTATCACAAAAATTATTAAGCTATCCAGATGCTGGATTAAATGATACAGCAAATATATATGTAAGATCAGATTTGGATCACAAATTAGCAAAAGCTAGATCATTAAAATATCATGAATTAAAAAATATGTCAGGAGCAGTAATTGACAAATTAAACGCAGAAATTCACGAAATTACATTAATGAGACTTAGACCACAAGAAACAGTTGCAGAAATCTATCAATTAGGCGACAGATTAGACCAAGCAGTATTCGAAGCATTAAACAGCGAAGATTACAGAGCAACTAAAACTGAAATCGAAACTTTAAGAGAAGCTATGAGAAAAGCTATAAGAGCTAGAAGACATGGTGATAAGAGAGTTGAAGTTGGTAAAACAATTGATCGTGCAAGAGCAGAATTAAGAAAAATCAGACCATCAAGCGTAATTGCAGCTCAATTAGTACAACAATTCCAATCTTTCTATGAATAA
- a CDS encoding CAMP factor family pore-forming toxin (The term CAMP (Christie, Atkins, Munch-Petersen) factor is used for toxins encoded in group A and B Streptococcus, but expressed well enough to give a positive CAMP test only in GBS. Related toxins are found in Propionibacterium acnes and other bacterial species.), with protein MKHLKKSLAMILVFAMTFIAVAPLSEVFADSLEIKQEEPKLEISELKEGLTQAVKSVEDIEPADEKYKEVLDKFYEAHDFLDKEIKVAEMKQRQAVGSAQAVGALENSIYDLTTIPVRVQLMIRIGRAIRFATTELSNKVIAAHTKITEYIITGILYAVNPFASEQQIMEYIQRFDQLEQELLSYPDLGPNDIATIYKKAAVWREIREAKKVRSSRTRFGNSFIVRDLSEEISKTVGLQFRITVKCGELDDQVKKLHAAMEKITGPKVKAEKIEFFEGNVGAISLNKTTKITPVVLPNEVKDKEVFIYSSNAFLARVVGNTIIPIRTGTVMITVVSKDGYAKSNFELHIVEPGQSISSIPFLQATGENSEYLNTSSNGGGVVNNNPYIQKDSYEVKNIGFSVKSTTLKVGDTYDLASKTFVFPENALEKEVSYKSDDETIAKVNEKGTIKAVAEGSTTITATTKNGVTNKFKLNVIKKVDKDEYQITEINPSERRAGIFSIEFKATKNGKKYNGPAKVTVSNTKKSIVRDVYFNNGVTSVKYNGFEFGTWVKDFNVKIELKDQVKTFELNY; from the coding sequence ATGAAACATTTAAAGAAATCATTAGCAATGATTTTAGTGTTCGCTATGACTTTTATAGCTGTCGCACCTTTGAGTGAAGTTTTCGCAGATTCTTTGGAAATAAAACAAGAAGAACCTAAACTTGAAATCTCGGAATTGAAAGAAGGTTTGACACAAGCTGTAAAATCAGTTGAAGACATAGAACCAGCTGATGAAAAGTACAAGGAAGTTTTGGATAAGTTTTATGAAGCACATGATTTCTTAGATAAAGAAATCAAAGTAGCTGAAATGAAGCAACGCCAAGCAGTAGGAAGTGCGCAAGCTGTAGGAGCATTAGAAAACTCAATCTACGATTTGACTACAATTCCAGTAAGAGTACAATTGATGATTAGAATTGGTAGAGCAATCAGATTTGCAACAACAGAACTTTCTAATAAAGTTATAGCAGCTCACACTAAAATTACAGAATATATAATAACTGGTATATTATATGCTGTTAATCCTTTTGCTAGTGAACAACAAATTATGGAATACATCCAACGATTTGATCAATTGGAACAAGAATTGTTATCTTATCCTGATTTGGGACCAAACGACATAGCTACTATTTACAAAAAAGCAGCAGTTTGGAGAGAAATAAGAGAAGCAAAAAAAGTTCGTTCTTCAAGAACGAGATTTGGTAATTCATTTATCGTAAGAGACTTAAGTGAAGAAATTTCAAAAACAGTTGGTTTGCAATTTAGAATCACAGTAAAATGTGGCGAATTGGACGATCAAGTTAAAAAACTTCACGCAGCAATGGAAAAAATTACAGGACCAAAAGTAAAGGCTGAAAAAATTGAATTTTTTGAAGGTAACGTTGGAGCCATTTCATTAAACAAGACAACAAAAATTACTCCAGTTGTTTTACCAAACGAAGTTAAAGACAAAGAAGTATTTATTTATTCATCAAATGCATTTTTGGCAAGAGTTGTTGGTAACACAATCATTCCAATTAGAACTGGTACAGTAATGATTACAGTTGTATCAAAAGATGGATACGCAAAATCAAACTTTGAACTTCACATCGTTGAACCTGGTCAAAGCATATCATCAATTCCATTCTTGCAAGCAACAGGAGAAAACTCTGAATACCTTAACACTAGTTCAAATGGTGGAGGAGTAGTTAACAATAACCCATATATTCAAAAAGATTCATATGAAGTTAAAAACATTGGTTTCTCAGTAAAATCTACTACATTGAAAGTTGGAGATACATATGATTTAGCATCAAAGACATTTGTATTCCCTGAAAATGCATTAGAAAAAGAAGTTTCATATAAATCAGATGACGAAACTATCGCAAAAGTTAATGAAAAAGGTACTATAAAAGCAGTTGCAGAAGGTTCAACAACAATAACAGCAACTACTAAAAATGGAGTAACTAATAAATTTAAATTAAACGTAATTAAAAAAGTTGACAAAGACGAATATCAAATAACAGAAATCAACCCTTCAGAAAGAAGAGCTGGTATATTCTCTATCGAATTTAAAGCAACTAAAAACGGCAAAAAATACAACGGACCAGCAAAAGTAACTGTTTCAAACACTAAAAAATCAATTGTAAGAGATGTTTACTTCAACAATGGGGTTACATCAGTAAAATATAACGGATTTGAATTTGGAACATGGGTTAAAGATTTCAACGTAAAAATCGAATTAAAAGACCAAGTAAAAACATTTGAACTTAATTATTAG
- a CDS encoding lectin like domain-containing protein — protein sequence MKFKKILSLLLGTVMVSSLLVTNPTFADEDNNSKLELSPIENSFKENSKDDELLISPLKTSYDSVKAGVRAAIPSKYDLRKTNRVSSVKNQGQNGSCWTFATYGSMESYLKLFGTEYDFSEKHMRNMHGFDWGPNDGGNRDIATSYLARGTGPILEKDDPYDAYINVSPSNVKRAFDIDKVIYLPDVHNANETNVIKQAIMEYGGVYTTLSSQKYYEKKEARSYYNPGSGKADHAGTIVGWDDNFSKNSFQTKAPGDGAWIVKNSWGTSFMDGGYYYVSYYDGFCGKSNAVFIPQRKDPNAVISQYDDFGATRSVGYNMQGYIANVFTSDEDQTIYQAGLFTVAMNTEYKLYIVRDLKSTDDLTANREEIGSGVIEYPGYYTLDTNQIKVKKGERFAIVAYMNSSASKYKYPMPIEMPIANYASKATAQEGQSYVSSQGDKWTDLTKEVRNANACIKAIGTTGEVLPRDTVPEVDPNEVIEEPTSITVKEGSQGFISVKKKGKLHATVQPEKFNNDPVVFESLDKNVAVVKNDGTVYPVSVGNANILIKTVDGKITQRFNLLVAPEGIRVPDRKMIEVTGDNDYDPKTDPDNTEIPVVPPKPPIDNQKLDPKVIRSLGVSVPSVTIKQGDKFDLNPKILSYPQTAIRKFDFKITDTDIIDIDSKSVITAKKIGRTKVDIKTKEGLQTSITIIVIPKEKGEIKIEKFAPSKRRAGIFTVFIDAKEGNRNYSGPAKLTVRSGKRTLNRTIYFNSGHAKSKFHGGQFGVWRKDFEATITIRNHKETIKFGF from the coding sequence ATGAAATTTAAAAAAATTCTGAGTTTGCTACTAGGAACAGTCATGGTTTCATCATTGTTAGTAACAAATCCAACGTTTGCAGACGAAGACAATAATTCTAAATTAGAATTAAGTCCTATTGAAAATAGTTTTAAAGAAAATTCCAAGGATGATGAATTGTTGATATCACCATTGAAGACTTCTTACGATTCAGTAAAAGCTGGAGTGAGAGCTGCGATTCCATCAAAATATGATTTGAGAAAAACTAACAGAGTTTCTTCAGTCAAAAATCAAGGACAAAATGGTTCTTGCTGGACATTTGCTACATATGGTTCCATGGAATCTTATTTAAAATTATTTGGGACAGAATATGATTTTAGTGAAAAACATATGAGAAACATGCATGGTTTCGATTGGGGTCCAAATGATGGAGGTAATAGAGATATTGCAACATCATATCTTGCTAGAGGAACTGGTCCAATTTTAGAAAAAGATGACCCATATGACGCTTACATAAATGTATCGCCATCAAATGTTAAAAGAGCATTCGATATTGATAAAGTAATTTATCTTCCAGATGTTCACAATGCAAATGAAACAAATGTTATTAAACAAGCGATAATGGAATACGGTGGAGTTTACACAACTTTAAGCTCCCAAAAGTATTACGAAAAGAAAGAAGCTAGAAGTTATTACAATCCAGGAAGTGGAAAAGCAGATCATGCAGGAACAATTGTAGGTTGGGATGATAATTTCTCCAAAAACTCATTCCAAACGAAAGCTCCTGGAGATGGAGCATGGATTGTAAAAAATAGTTGGGGAACAAGCTTTATGGATGGTGGATACTATTACGTATCGTATTACGATGGTTTCTGTGGTAAATCCAATGCGGTATTCATTCCTCAAAGAAAAGATCCTAATGCAGTAATTTCTCAATACGATGATTTCGGAGCAACAAGAAGTGTTGGATACAATATGCAAGGTTATATTGCAAATGTGTTTACATCTGATGAAGATCAAACAATTTATCAAGCTGGTTTGTTCACTGTTGCGATGAATACAGAGTACAAATTGTATATTGTAAGAGATTTGAAATCTACTGATGATTTGACAGCAAATAGAGAAGAAATTGGTAGCGGTGTTATCGAATATCCAGGATATTACACATTAGACACCAACCAAATAAAAGTGAAAAAAGGTGAAAGATTTGCAATTGTAGCCTACATGAATTCTTCAGCTTCAAAATACAAATACCCAATGCCAATTGAAATGCCAATTGCTAATTATGCTTCAAAAGCAACAGCACAAGAAGGACAATCATACGTTTCATCACAAGGTGATAAATGGACTGATTTGACTAAAGAAGTTAGAAATGCCAACGCATGTATCAAAGCTATTGGAACTACTGGAGAAGTTCTTCCAAGAGATACAGTTCCAGAAGTTGATCCAAATGAAGTAATAGAAGAGCCAACATCAATCACTGTAAAAGAAGGAAGCCAAGGATTTATCAGTGTAAAGAAAAAAGGTAAACTTCATGCTACAGTTCAACCAGAAAAATTTAACAACGATCCAGTTGTTTTCGAATCACTAGATAAAAATGTTGCAGTTGTTAAAAACGACGGAACAGTTTATCCAGTAAGTGTTGGAAATGCAAACATTTTAATCAAGACTGTTGATGGCAAAATAACTCAAAGATTTAATTTATTGGTAGCTCCAGAAGGAATTAGAGTTCCTGATAGAAAAATGATTGAGGTAACAGGGGACAATGATTATGATCCAAAAACAGATCCGGACAATACAGAAATCCCAGTAGTACCTCCTAAACCACCAATAGATAATCAAAAACTAGACCCTAAAGTTATAAGAAGCTTGGGAGTATCTGTTCCATCAGTTACTATCAAACAAGGCGACAAATTTGATTTGAATCCTAAAATTTTAAGCTACCCACAAACAGCTATAAGAAAATTTGATTTCAAAATAACAGACACTGACATAATTGACATTGACTCTAAATCAGTGATAACAGCTAAAAAAATCGGTAGAACAAAAGTAGATATTAAGACAAAAGAAGGATTACAAACAAGTATTACAATAATTGTAATACCAAAAGAAAAAGGCGAGATTAAAATAGAAAAATTTGCACCATCTAAAAGGCGTGCTGGAATATTCACAGTATTTATCGATGCAAAAGAAGGTAACAGAAATTACTCTGGCCCAGCTAAACTAACAGTAAGAAGCGGTAAAAGAACATTAAATAGAACAATATATTTCAATTCAGGTCATGCAAAATCTAAATTCCATGGAGGACAATTTGGAGTTTGGAGAAAAGATTTTGAAGCAACTATAACTATTAGAAATCACAAAGAAACGATTAAATTTGGGTTTTAA
- a CDS encoding lectin like domain-containing protein — protein MKRKNLLLFIAVFTLQSMFSTSFAESHKKFKLNDDLTVKEIDFSEAPRNPAFNRQMNSPKTTKNYGSNEDPFLVNTNYDLFNQKEDIPRQKAYGIPTNYDLRQHNRVTPVKAQGPNGSCWAFATYGSAESNMLTNGQFTDFSEKHLRNTHGFDWGPDQGGTRAVAAAYLARWSGPVWEKDDPYSAYDFSSPYNLLPQKELKEALYIPDVNNNQDRDRLKRAIMRYGASYTTINGDTNYTNFYSMSHYNPGYGWQNHAVTIVGWDDDYSRYNFGITPPGDGAWLVKNSWGDRWGNQGGYYHVSYYDAHVAKGNCIFVLKNKDRNKSIWYYDDLGMTDSIGYNQTGWFSNIFGPVSRTSQIDEVGFFVPSNGAQYEIYVNTNIGGNSGFNDKVLVARGTVENAGYTTVKFNAQKINAGAYFAPIVKLTTPGYSYPIPIESMIYGYSSRARAGYNQSFISNDGYNWSDLARNRSNANVCLKAFTKAYSGNNVNPIPDPVDPNPQPDFPEPEQEIRVNKISVSEDDITLKEGEETQINTKVYPENATNKEMIWSSSNANVCAVDNSGLIRALNLGQCYVTVKSADNPRVLQYIRVKVLENEKPNIDDSVGKDVKVQSIIMYPSYKKAKVGDKFRIDTRVLPGNAKNPQITLESSDENIASVSNSMVVCKSPGKVKIIAKSTDGSNVSNFAVIYVEGDSPESKNAINIKSNAYRNSISIGNTNNISAIVTDSNKRNIRNAKVKFTINKPSKKIIEKELTTNYRGQSILYLKANELNEVGTYNVNISATDSKGNTNEDNLSFEVKDNRATFETKVDLKKAEIKLNQNAIISVTCKNNSLRISDANVLLSITDENDNKQEKRLRTDRYGNCYYTFRPVSKGRYYIEATVSKNGYKNSSGNTTLIVNDSENKPETKQTVKLKFETDKKSYNISDTANIKIIATDESERKLANLKLAVRIRNQKGFDRTIEKITDSNGVAKMLIKQPTTTSPTKYTIKAWPLSNPNTSFDLKISFGSSNKLEINSIYSPYNFYNKYNHNYVIHNYIRNIR, from the coding sequence ATGAAAAGAAAAAATTTATTGCTTTTTATTGCGGTTTTTACGTTACAATCTATGTTTTCTACGAGTTTTGCAGAATCTCACAAAAAGTTTAAATTAAACGATGATTTAACTGTAAAAGAAATCGATTTTTCTGAAGCACCTCGTAATCCCGCATTTAATAGGCAGATGAATAGTCCAAAGACTACGAAAAATTACGGTTCAAATGAAGATCCTTTTTTGGTTAATACAAACTACGATTTGTTTAATCAAAAAGAAGACATTCCAAGACAAAAAGCTTATGGAATTCCCACAAACTATGATTTGCGCCAGCACAACAGAGTTACTCCTGTAAAGGCACAAGGCCCGAACGGATCTTGTTGGGCATTTGCTACATATGGTTCTGCAGAATCGAATATGCTTACGAATGGTCAGTTCACAGATTTTTCTGAGAAGCATTTGAGAAACACTCATGGTTTTGACTGGGGTCCTGATCAAGGTGGTACAAGAGCAGTGGCCGCAGCTTACTTAGCAAGATGGTCTGGCCCTGTTTGGGAAAAAGACGATCCTTATTCTGCTTATGATTTCAGCTCACCTTATAATTTACTTCCACAAAAAGAATTGAAGGAAGCTTTGTACATTCCAGATGTAAATAACAATCAAGATCGTGACAGATTAAAAAGAGCGATAATGAGATATGGTGCATCTTATACAACTATAAATGGAGACACAAATTATACCAATTTTTATTCTATGAGCCATTACAATCCTGGTTACGGTTGGCAAAACCACGCCGTAACTATAGTTGGATGGGATGATGATTATTCACGATACAATTTTGGCATAACTCCTCCTGGTGATGGAGCGTGGCTTGTAAAAAATAGTTGGGGTGATCGTTGGGGAAATCAAGGTGGATATTATCATGTATCATATTATGATGCTCACGTTGCAAAAGGAAATTGCATTTTTGTTTTGAAAAACAAAGATAGAAATAAATCCATCTGGTATTATGATGATTTGGGAATGACCGACAGTATTGGTTACAACCAAACAGGTTGGTTTTCAAATATTTTTGGCCCTGTAAGTAGAACTAGCCAAATCGACGAGGTTGGTTTCTTCGTTCCATCAAATGGTGCTCAATACGAAATTTATGTAAATACAAATATCGGTGGAAATAGCGGTTTCAACGATAAAGTTTTGGTTGCACGTGGAACTGTGGAAAACGCAGGATATACAACAGTAAAATTTAATGCGCAAAAAATAAATGCAGGAGCATATTTTGCACCAATTGTAAAACTAACAACTCCTGGTTACAGCTACCCTATTCCTATTGAGTCTATGATTTATGGATATTCATCAAGAGCAAGGGCTGGATATAATCAATCATTTATTTCTAACGATGGATATAATTGGTCGGATTTGGCAAGAAACAGATCAAATGCAAATGTCTGTTTAAAAGCTTTCACGAAAGCTTATTCTGGAAATAATGTCAATCCTATTCCTGATCCAGTAGATCCTAATCCACAACCAGATTTTCCTGAACCCGAACAAGAAATCAGAGTAAATAAAATTTCAGTTTCTGAGGATGATATTACATTAAAAGAAGGAGAAGAAACTCAAATCAATACAAAAGTTTATCCAGAAAATGCGACAAACAAAGAAATGATATGGTCATCTTCTAATGCAAATGTATGTGCTGTAGATAATTCTGGTTTGATAAGAGCATTAAATCTTGGACAATGTTATGTAACAGTGAAGTCTGCAGACAATCCTAGAGTATTGCAATACATCAGAGTTAAGGTATTAGAAAACGAAAAACCAAATATAGATGATAGTGTTGGCAAAGATGTCAAAGTTCAAAGTATCATCATGTATCCTTCCTATAAAAAAGCAAAAGTCGGAGACAAATTTAGAATTGATACTAGAGTATTACCAGGAAATGCAAAAAATCCTCAGATAACTTTGGAAAGTTCGGATGAAAACATCGCATCTGTAAGTAATTCTATGGTGGTATGTAAGAGTCCTGGTAAAGTTAAAATAATTGCAAAATCAACAGATGGTTCAAACGTTTCAAACTTTGCTGTAATTTATGTAGAAGGCGACAGTCCTGAAAGCAAGAATGCTATTAACATAAAATCAAATGCCTACAGAAATTCAATATCTATAGGTAATACTAACAATATTTCCGCTATAGTAACAGATTCAAACAAACGAAATATTAGAAATGCAAAGGTCAAATTCACAATTAACAAACCTTCTAAAAAAATTATAGAAAAAGAATTGACTACGAACTACCGTGGACAATCTATACTATATTTAAAGGCTAACGAGTTGAATGAAGTTGGAACTTATAACGTAAATATCTCTGCAACAGATTCAAAAGGCAATACAAACGAAGATAATTTAAGTTTTGAAGTAAAAGATAACAGAGCAACTTTCGAAACAAAAGTTGATTTAAAAAAAGCAGAAATAAAATTGAATCAAAACGCTATAATCAGTGTAACATGCAAGAATAATTCATTGAGGATATCAGATGCTAATGTATTGTTAAGCATCACTGATGAAAATGACAATAAACAAGAAAAAAGACTTAGGACTGATAGATACGGTAATTGTTACTATACATTCAGACCAGTTTCCAAAGGGAGATACTACATTGAAGCAACAGTTTCTAAAAACGGCTACAAAAATTCTTCAGGAAATACAACACTTATTGTCAACGACTCAGAAAACAAACCCGAAACAAAACAAACTGTAAAATTGAAATTTGAAACAGATAAAAAATCATATAATATTTCAGATACAGCTAACATAAAAATAATTGCTACAGATGAAAGCGAAAGGAAACTCGCTAATTTGAAATTGGCGGTAAGAATAAGAAACCAAAAAGGATTTGATAGAACAATAGAAAAGATAACCGATTCAAACGGTGTCGCAAAAATGTTGATTAAACAACCAACAACAACATCTCCAACTAAGTACACAATAAAAGCTTGGCCGCTATCAAATCCGAACACATCATTTGATTTGAAGATTTCATTTGGTAGTTCGAATAAACTTGAAATTAATTCAATTTACAGTCCGTATAATTTTTACAACAAATATAACCACAATTATGTAATTCACAATTACATTAGAAATATCAGATAA